A region from the Alnus glutinosa chromosome 5, dhAlnGlut1.1, whole genome shotgun sequence genome encodes:
- the LOC133869004 gene encoding uncharacterized RING finger protein ECU07_0330-like — translation MPSSSNSLYGFRFRVWQRRHSPPINDLSHAHPHMPDEVPIEFHVTDCQEIKKFIGDDDRPVSIALTRSPTRSRTFWVPKRAALLCDGGACMLSLLSDVGAPADHREAVLRDISLAAAARSPGTETSAIVVTLEHMSMVFVEVDDDESENVLDIVLRESMAVDVLRPIPATRSAIERLEKVTFEDGFESIAECIICTEEFNAGLELTRLPCSHVYHGDCIVKWLEASHFCPLCRYPLPHVH, via the coding sequence ATGCCGTCAAGCAGCAACAGCCTCTACGGTTTCAGATTCAGAGTGTGGCAGCGACGCCATAGCCCACCCATCAACGATCTCTCGCACGCGCACCCCCACATGCCGGACGAGGTTCCCATCGAATTTCACGTCACCGACTGCCAGGAAATCAAGAAATTCATCGGCGATGACGATCGTCCAGTGTCCATAGCGCTGACGCGGTCTCCTACGCGATCAAGAACCTTCTGGGTCCCCAAACGCGCGGCTCTGTTGTGCGATGGTGGAGCTTGCATGTTGTCCTTGCTTTCGGATGTGGGTGCCCCCGCAGACCACCGCGAAGCTGTTCTGCGAGATATCTCATTGGCGGCCGCCGCTCGATCCCCCGGGACGGAAACGTCGGCTATCGTGGTAACCCTTGAACACATGTCTATGGTTTTTGTGGAGGTTGATGACGATGAGTCCGAGAACGTTCTGGATATAGTTTTGAGGGAGTCCATGGCGGTCGATGTGCTGAGACCCATCCCGGCCACTCGATCTGCGATTGAGCGGTTGGAGAAGGTAACATTTGAAGATGGGTTTGAGTCCATCGCAGAGTGCATCATTTGCACGGAGGAATTTAACGCTGGGCTCGAACTCACTCGGCTGCCGTGCTCCCATGTCTATCACGGAGATTGCATTGTCAAGTGGCTGGAAGCGAGTCACTTCTGTCCCCTCTGCCGCTACCCATTGCCCCATGTCCATTGA